In Nasonia vitripennis strain AsymCx chromosome 2, Nvit_psr_1.1, whole genome shotgun sequence, a genomic segment contains:
- the LOC107980480 gene encoding uncharacterized protein LOC107980480 isoform X2 translates to MSGSPLCIVWGLQSRHEGEKKAFELASKLGITTKNKDKVLESLYKLPAADILEKAHEMKLLPFRPVIESWLAAIGQEKFLSKCPVDKYNSGKYNKGPHMMGFVNVEAKAISESSFSALPKVIAKQLIQTVTDLAFITGIDTKQQLLRTHNRHPIYYYRFSQDSSEYPGFIADKNHLNITGAGHADDLAYLFYFSEVGLPSDPAIEKTSRRLVRFVTNFVKYGNPTPNGTADPLLGITWPNSGLLGRSMDINTELSTGLRPINAEVMAFEALGLGRSRFLGSCFD, encoded by the exons ATGAGCGGATCGCCGCTCTGTATTGTATGGGGACTTCAGTCGAGACACGAAGGAGAAAAGAAAGCCTTTGAGCTTGCTTCAAAATTAGgaattactactaaaaataaagataaagtATTAGAAAGTCTTTACAAACTTCCAGCAGCAGACATTCTTGAGAAAGCTCATGAAATGAAATtg TTGCCATTCCGTCCTGTTATCGAATCCTGGTTGGCTGCTATAGGACAAGAAAAGTTTCTATCTAAATGTCCAGTTGATAAATACAACTCTGGTAAATATAATAAAGGTCCGCACATGATGGGTTTCGTAAACGTTGAAGCAAAGGCAATTTCTGAAA GTTCATTTTCTGCACTACCAAAAGTTATTGCCAAGCAGTTAATACAg ACAGTTACCGACTTAGCATTCATCACTGGAATCGATACAAAGCAACAACTATTGCGAACTCATAATAGACATCCGATCTACTACTACAGATTTTCTCAAGATAGCTCTGAATACCCTGGATTTATAGCCGACAAAAACCACTTGAATATTACCG GTGCTGGTCATGCCGATGATCTAGCTTACTTATTCTACTTTTCTGAAGTTGGACTGCCGAGTGACCCAGCCATTGAAAAAACGAGCAGAAGATTGGTTAGATTTGTAACGAATTTCGTGAAATACGG AAATCCAACCCCCAACGGAACGGCAGATCCCTTGCTAGGAATCACCTGGCCCAATTCTGGTCTATTGGGAAGAAGTATGGACATTAATACAGAACTTAGCACTGGACTCAGACCAATAAACGCCGAAGTAATGGCCTTCGAAGCCCTTGGCCTCGGAAGATCTCGCTTTTTGGGCAGTTGTTTCGACTGA
- the LOC107980480 gene encoding uncharacterized protein LOC107980480 isoform X4: MSGSPLCIVWGLQSRHEGEKKAFELASKLGITTKNKDKVLESLYKLPAADILEKAHEMKLLPFRPVIESWLAAIGQEKFLSKCPVDKYNSGKYNKGPHMMGFVNVEAKAISESSFSALPKVIAKQLIQTVTDLAFITGIDTKQQLLRTHNRHPIYYYRFSQDSSEYPGFIADKNHLNITVLVMPMI, translated from the exons ATGAGCGGATCGCCGCTCTGTATTGTATGGGGACTTCAGTCGAGACACGAAGGAGAAAAGAAAGCCTTTGAGCTTGCTTCAAAATTAGgaattactactaaaaataaagataaagtATTAGAAAGTCTTTACAAACTTCCAGCAGCAGACATTCTTGAGAAAGCTCATGAAATGAAATtg TTGCCATTCCGTCCTGTTATCGAATCCTGGTTGGCTGCTATAGGACAAGAAAAGTTTCTATCTAAATGTCCAGTTGATAAATACAACTCTGGTAAATATAATAAAGGTCCGCACATGATGGGTTTCGTAAACGTTGAAGCAAAGGCAATTTCTGAAA GTTCATTTTCTGCACTACCAAAAGTTATTGCCAAGCAGTTAATACAg ACAGTTACCGACTTAGCATTCATCACTGGAATCGATACAAAGCAACAACTATTGCGAACTCATAATAGACATCCGATCTACTACTACAGATTTTCTCAAGATAGCTCTGAATACCCTGGATTTATAGCCGACAAAAACCACTTGAATATTACCG TGCTGGTCATGCCGATGATCTAG
- the LOC107980480 gene encoding uncharacterized protein LOC107980480 isoform X1, with the protein MSGSPLCIVWGLQSRHEGEKKAFELASKLGITTKNKDKVLESLYKLPAADILEKAHEMKLLPFRPVIESWLAAIGQEKFLSKCPVDKYNSGKYNKGPHMMGFVNVEAKAISETNASIPFVSPILQKLIYAGSFSALPKVIAKQLIQTVTDLAFITGIDTKQQLLRTHNRHPIYYYRFSQDSSEYPGFIADKNHLNITGAGHADDLAYLFYFSEVGLPSDPAIEKTSRRLVRFVTNFVKYGNPTPNGTADPLLGITWPNSGLLGRSMDINTELSTGLRPINAEVMAFEALGLGRSRFLGSCFD; encoded by the exons ATGAGCGGATCGCCGCTCTGTATTGTATGGGGACTTCAGTCGAGACACGAAGGAGAAAAGAAAGCCTTTGAGCTTGCTTCAAAATTAGgaattactactaaaaataaagataaagtATTAGAAAGTCTTTACAAACTTCCAGCAGCAGACATTCTTGAGAAAGCTCATGAAATGAAATtg TTGCCATTCCGTCCTGTTATCGAATCCTGGTTGGCTGCTATAGGACAAGAAAAGTTTCTATCTAAATGTCCAGTTGATAAATACAACTCTGGTAAATATAATAAAGGTCCGCACATGATGGGTTTCGTAAACGTTGAAGCAAAGGCAATTTCTGAAA CTAACGCTTCCATTCCATTTGTTAGTCCCATACTACAGAAGTTGATATATGCAGGTTCATTTTCTGCACTACCAAAAGTTATTGCCAAGCAGTTAATACAg ACAGTTACCGACTTAGCATTCATCACTGGAATCGATACAAAGCAACAACTATTGCGAACTCATAATAGACATCCGATCTACTACTACAGATTTTCTCAAGATAGCTCTGAATACCCTGGATTTATAGCCGACAAAAACCACTTGAATATTACCG GTGCTGGTCATGCCGATGATCTAGCTTACTTATTCTACTTTTCTGAAGTTGGACTGCCGAGTGACCCAGCCATTGAAAAAACGAGCAGAAGATTGGTTAGATTTGTAACGAATTTCGTGAAATACGG AAATCCAACCCCCAACGGAACGGCAGATCCCTTGCTAGGAATCACCTGGCCCAATTCTGGTCTATTGGGAAGAAGTATGGACATTAATACAGAACTTAGCACTGGACTCAGACCAATAAACGCCGAAGTAATGGCCTTCGAAGCCCTTGGCCTCGGAAGATCTCGCTTTTTGGGCAGTTGTTTCGACTGA
- the LOC107980480 gene encoding esterase B1-like isoform X3 — protein sequence MPSVAYIIAFLLIIGTLTEATTYTSVVQTEDGPVRGKILSTMRQKVNYASFSGIPYAEPPVGELRFKPPVKKEKWTDVLDAVQEGNVCPQYLISNDSHIGAEDCLFLNIHTPLTDLSNVKQSDLKAVLFWIHGGGFLGGSGNAHTYGPDFIIEHDVLLVTFNYRLGPLGFLTLNNKNALGDAGLKDQNLALKWVNNIQKFGGDPNKITIIGQSAGSVAVDFHVLSDVSAGT from the exons ATGCCTTCGGTGGCATATATTATCGCGTTTCTGCTTATTATTGGAACTTTAACGGAAGCAACAACGTATACATCCGTTGTACAAACTGAAGATGGCCCAGTACGTGGTAAAATTTTGTCAACCATGAGACAAAAAGTAAACTATGCATCATTCAGTGGGATCCCTTATGCAGAACCTCCAGTCGGAGAACTTCGCTTCAAG ccCCCTgttaagaaagaaaaatggaCCGATGTATTAGATGCTGTTCAAGAAGGAAATGTTTGTCCTCAATATTTAATATCGAACGATAGTCATATTGGAGCAGAagattgtttatttttgaatatccacACTCCATTG ACTGACTTGTCGAACGTGAAGCAATCCGATTTAAAAGCTGTTTTATTTTGGATACATGGAGGAGGATTTCTTGGAGGTTCTGGAAATGCGCATACATACGGACCGGACTTCATCATTGAACATGACGTACTTCTAGTTACTTTTAACTATCGACTTGGACCACTTG gATTTCTtactttaaataataaaaatgctcTTGGAGATGCCGGTCTCAAGGATCAAAATTTGGCTTTAAAATGGGTCAACAACATTCAGAAATTTGGCGGAGATCCCAATAAAATAACGATTATTGGTCAAAGTGCTGGATCCGTAGCTGTTGATTTTCATGTTTTGTCAGATGTGTCTGCAGGCACATAA